In one window of Bdellovibrio bacteriovorus W DNA:
- a CDS encoding Sco1/SenC family protein (COG1999 Uncharacterized protein SCO1/SenC/PrrC, involved in biogenesis of respiratory and photosynthetic systems): MNKSKSSRIVKSLLALFIFSLFLVFGLIWYTSRTPSFGGDFTLQFKEESWTLSEHRKPLSLLYFGYVKCPDVCPMTLSVARQAFLELNEKQKSRLQLIFVSVDRDHETADDVATYAAQFHPQFIGLSGSREQIDHAVKLFKASYMLEEDPKSYLGYSVAHTDKIYLLNSKGMVIDMIQSPRNTHEVLEPIERHL, encoded by the coding sequence ATGAATAAATCTAAGAGTTCTCGTATTGTAAAAAGCCTTTTGGCCTTATTTATTTTTTCGCTATTTTTAGTGTTTGGGCTTATTTGGTACACCTCCCGCACGCCAAGCTTTGGGGGTGACTTCACCCTTCAGTTCAAAGAAGAATCGTGGACCCTTTCTGAACATAGAAAACCACTGAGCCTGCTTTACTTTGGTTACGTCAAATGCCCCGATGTCTGCCCTATGACCCTGAGTGTGGCACGTCAGGCGTTTCTTGAACTCAACGAGAAGCAAAAAAGCCGCCTGCAACTTATCTTTGTCAGCGTGGATCGAGATCACGAGACTGCCGATGACGTCGCTACCTATGCGGCTCAATTTCATCCTCAGTTTATTGGTCTGAGCGGAAGCCGTGAGCAGATCGATCATGCTGTGAAACTCTTTAAAGCAAGTTATATGCTTGAAGAAGACCCGAAATCTTACCTGGGATACTCTGTCGCGCACACAGATAAGATTTATCTTTTAAACTCTAAGGGCATGGTCATTGACATGATCCAAAGCCCTCGCAACACTCATGAAGTTTTAGAACCCATTGAACGTCATCTTTAA
- a CDS encoding transcriptional regulator, LysR family protein (COG0583 Transcriptional regulator) codes for MNTQVLDLNEIMVFVKVVQMGSFSKAAKALGMPNSTVSARVSSLEKRLGVSLLKRTTRQLHVTEIGQVYFEKALQGLNEITQAESSVLSSQETPRGTLRITAPVFLANYLLVDVLAEFGKQYPEVDLEMILSDETLNLVSEGVDLAIRAGDLKDSSLIAKKLGTAYFAPFASPQYLKKHKTPKTPKDLSEHQCIQFTPLGKDTWTLEGAKGKAQVPVMTRVKVNELEVVKSLALAGLGIALLPTFFCTVESKKGKLVQLLPGWRSNPRPLHFVYPAHRYPSPNLRAFLKVASEIMSQKLKTAP; via the coding sequence ATGAATACACAAGTTCTGGATCTCAATGAGATCATGGTTTTTGTAAAAGTAGTTCAAATGGGAAGCTTCTCAAAAGCAGCAAAAGCTTTGGGCATGCCCAACTCGACGGTGAGCGCGCGAGTCTCTAGTCTTGAAAAACGATTGGGTGTGAGTCTTTTAAAACGTACGACACGCCAGCTTCATGTGACCGAAATTGGACAAGTTTATTTCGAAAAAGCTCTTCAAGGTTTAAACGAAATCACCCAGGCCGAGAGCAGTGTTTTAAGTTCTCAGGAAACCCCACGCGGAACTTTGAGGATTACCGCACCCGTTTTTCTTGCAAATTATCTTTTGGTTGATGTTTTGGCAGAGTTTGGAAAGCAGTATCCAGAAGTAGATTTAGAGATGATTCTTTCGGATGAGACTTTGAATTTAGTCTCTGAAGGAGTTGATCTCGCTATTCGCGCGGGAGATCTTAAGGACTCATCTTTAATTGCCAAGAAACTTGGAACTGCCTACTTTGCTCCGTTCGCATCACCGCAATATTTGAAAAAGCACAAGACTCCAAAAACTCCCAAAGATCTTTCAGAGCATCAATGCATTCAATTCACTCCACTTGGAAAGGATACATGGACTCTTGAGGGAGCTAAGGGCAAAGCTCAAGTTCCGGTGATGACCCGAGTGAAGGTGAATGAATTAGAGGTGGTGAAGTCGTTGGCTTTGGCAGGATTGGGAATTGCTTTATTACCGACTTTCTTTTGCACCGTCGAATCCAAAAAAGGTAAACTCGTGCAATTGCTACCAGGCTGGAGATCAAACCCGCGCCCATTGCATTTCGTGTATCCAGCCCACAGATATCCTTCTCCGAATTTACGTGCATTTTTAAAAGTAGCTTCTGAGATTATGAGTCAGAAATTAAAAACAGCTCCCTAG
- a CDS encoding hypothetical protein (COG2847 Uncharacterized protein conserved in bacteria), producing the protein MKAFIFTALAILLPHSGFAQEILTIEKPYIYTPLKGAPATAGYGVFKNNSKESIKVSIEKADGFKAVEMHESFMKDGHMAMQKIDSITIEKNKEFILKPGGHHIMLFDATKEFKDGDKTKVSFKVNGKPVSYEFTVEPRVKNSDKEHHHRH; encoded by the coding sequence ATGAAAGCATTTATTTTTACGGCTCTTGCAATCCTTCTTCCCCATTCTGGATTTGCACAAGAGATTTTAACAATCGAAAAGCCCTACATCTACACACCCCTCAAAGGCGCACCTGCGACGGCGGGATATGGAGTGTTTAAAAATAATTCTAAAGAGTCTATCAAAGTCAGCATCGAAAAAGCGGATGGATTTAAAGCTGTGGAAATGCACGAGTCGTTCATGAAAGATGGACATATGGCCATGCAAAAAATCGACAGCATCACTATTGAAAAAAACAAAGAGTTTATTCTTAAACCCGGCGGCCACCACATCATGCTCTTTGATGCGACAAAAGAGTTTAAAGATGGCGATAAAACAAAAGTGAGCTTTAAAGTAAATGGCAAGCCTGTGTCTTACGAATTTACGGTTGAACCTCGCGTAAAGAACAGCGATAAAGAACACCATCATCGTCACTAA
- a CDS encoding homoserine O-acetyltransferase (COG2021 Homoserine acetyltransferase), with product MKLQPTLRLPTHSLPQGPFWLKEKKTFSISGFKTLEGKALPDFELGYETYGNLNEKKDNVILVCHYFSGSSNAAGKYAASDMEPGYWDALIGPGKSVDTEKYFVVAVDILCNVCPALPMVKTVGPSSLNPSTGSAFGMDFPQITIADMVRAQKLVLDSLGVEKLHAVLGPSLGSMQAWQWAADYPEMVERIVPVIGSGFETSNFVAAAVELWARMLKLDPMWSEGRYTSATFPMAGMVSSLEMLTWNCLSPQWTEVYGFKALHQLASQRAQFIDPNHFLYIVHAVQTFSVREKLKDIRAKALVIAAESDFLMLPEFSKQAVQECEAQGIAAEYFEIKGQGGHLDGLFAIEQVGARIANFLGAQN from the coding sequence ATGAAATTGCAACCGACACTGCGACTTCCAACTCACTCCTTGCCGCAAGGTCCTTTTTGGCTCAAAGAGAAAAAAACTTTTTCGATTTCTGGTTTTAAGACTCTTGAGGGGAAAGCTCTGCCTGACTTTGAATTGGGCTATGAGACTTACGGCAATCTCAATGAGAAAAAAGACAATGTGATTTTGGTTTGTCACTACTTCAGCGGGAGTTCGAACGCCGCGGGAAAATACGCGGCCTCAGATATGGAGCCAGGCTATTGGGACGCGTTGATCGGCCCCGGTAAAAGTGTCGATACAGAAAAATATTTTGTGGTGGCGGTAGATATACTCTGCAATGTCTGCCCCGCACTGCCGATGGTGAAGACGGTGGGGCCATCAAGTCTGAATCCTTCTACTGGCAGCGCCTTTGGAATGGATTTCCCACAAATTACAATTGCAGATATGGTGCGCGCACAAAAATTAGTGTTGGATTCTTTAGGCGTTGAAAAACTTCACGCCGTTCTTGGGCCTTCGTTAGGCTCTATGCAAGCTTGGCAATGGGCTGCAGATTATCCAGAAATGGTAGAGCGAATTGTCCCTGTCATTGGGTCTGGATTTGAAACTTCTAATTTTGTCGCGGCAGCCGTTGAACTTTGGGCGCGCATGTTGAAGTTAGACCCTATGTGGAGTGAAGGGCGCTACACAAGCGCAACATTCCCCATGGCGGGAATGGTTTCTAGCCTTGAGATGCTCACTTGGAATTGTCTTTCGCCCCAGTGGACAGAGGTTTATGGTTTTAAGGCGCTCCATCAACTGGCTTCGCAAAGAGCGCAGTTCATTGATCCGAATCATTTTCTATATATCGTCCACGCCGTGCAAACATTCTCGGTGCGTGAAAAATTAAAAGACATCCGTGCGAAAGCTCTGGTGATCGCAGCGGAGTCCGACTTCTTGATGCTTCCTGAATTTTCAAAGCAAGCTGTTCAAGAGTGTGAGGCCCAAGGGATTGCTGCAGAATATTTTGAGATTAAAGGGCAGGGGGGGCACTTAGATGGCCTTTTTGCGATTGAGCAGGTTGGGGCGAGGATTGCAAACTTCTTGGGTGCTCAGAACTAG
- a CDS encoding methyl-accepting chemotaxis protein (COG0840 Methyl-accepting chemotaxis protein): protein MRKFSLQLKLVIPIVIFAVLIFSVMTYITARNVHKTAQVSATENSLAISQAYGGEMKGTIEEGILIARTLATSLLSQKQSGLVDREAIATIFKDIMQKNDFLIGAWTGWEAQEWDRLDSQFANSQWHDPSGRFIPYFSRSEGKVIRSLLEFYDVPGDGDFYLKAKNLKHETMVEPFLYPVDGKEVLMTTASVPVVFEGKVLGVVGVDIPLSSFQERALEIKPYPESEAYILTKNGIIVAHPDEKLLTQKMQFPFNQEAFLKAVESGQEYVQSGYDLGEEYLYTVTPIRIGKTEEPWSLIIRTPQKVVMADAQTLILTQVGISFLGLLVLIVSVLWITRSISKSLSGLSLKVDSSGEQVAGAIEQLSQAGFMLSESSSESAASLEETVASLEELSSMVRLNSEHARTAAELSLNSSKVAQDGETGMKELLESMSAISASSQKIEDIIDVIDDIAFQTNLLALNASVEAARAGEHGKGFAVVAEAVRALAHRSAASAKEIGQLIHQSTEIVQKGTQQSHQAGLLLTQIADAAKKVSDLVSEISVASGEQAAGIQQINQAMNQLDQSVQSNAASSEEIASTSQEIAHLAKTLQDVVQEMRSVVEGEKEAPTSSGQVIAFPESQKNAA, encoded by the coding sequence ATGCGTAAGTTCTCGTTACAGTTAAAGCTTGTTATTCCAATTGTTATTTTTGCCGTTCTGATTTTTTCCGTGATGACATACATCACAGCCCGCAATGTCCATAAGACAGCGCAAGTCTCAGCGACAGAGAACTCCCTAGCGATCAGTCAAGCCTATGGCGGGGAAATGAAAGGCACGATTGAAGAGGGGATTTTGATTGCGCGTACTTTAGCAACCTCGCTTCTAAGTCAAAAGCAATCCGGCTTGGTAGATCGTGAAGCCATTGCGACGATTTTTAAAGATATCATGCAAAAAAATGACTTTCTTATCGGTGCGTGGACCGGTTGGGAAGCTCAAGAGTGGGATCGTTTAGATTCCCAGTTTGCCAATTCTCAGTGGCACGATCCGAGCGGTAGATTTATTCCGTACTTCAGTCGCAGCGAAGGAAAAGTGATTCGTAGCCTTTTAGAATTTTACGATGTTCCAGGGGACGGTGATTTTTATTTGAAAGCTAAAAATCTAAAACATGAAACCATGGTGGAACCGTTTCTTTACCCCGTGGATGGCAAAGAAGTCTTAATGACAACAGCCTCTGTGCCAGTGGTATTTGAAGGAAAGGTTTTAGGAGTGGTGGGGGTTGATATCCCTCTGAGCTCTTTTCAAGAGCGTGCTTTAGAGATTAAACCCTATCCTGAATCAGAGGCTTATATCTTAACGAAAAATGGGATCATTGTTGCCCATCCTGATGAAAAACTACTCACTCAAAAAATGCAGTTTCCATTTAATCAAGAGGCTTTCCTAAAAGCAGTGGAATCAGGTCAGGAATACGTTCAATCCGGCTATGACTTAGGCGAAGAGTATTTATACACTGTAACGCCTATTCGTATTGGTAAGACGGAAGAGCCTTGGTCCTTGATCATTCGTACACCACAAAAAGTTGTGATGGCCGATGCGCAGACTTTGATACTTACTCAAGTGGGTATCTCATTTTTAGGCCTTTTAGTTTTAATCGTTTCTGTTCTATGGATTACAAGATCAATTTCTAAATCTCTTTCTGGATTGTCTTTAAAAGTGGATTCATCAGGGGAGCAAGTCGCCGGAGCCATTGAACAGCTGTCTCAAGCTGGGTTTATGCTTTCTGAATCTTCCAGTGAATCAGCAGCTTCCTTAGAAGAGACTGTGGCTTCGCTTGAAGAACTGAGTTCCATGGTCAGACTCAACTCTGAGCATGCGCGCACAGCTGCCGAGTTGTCTTTAAACTCTTCCAAGGTGGCCCAGGATGGAGAGACGGGGATGAAAGAGCTGCTAGAATCTATGAGCGCGATTTCAGCGTCGTCTCAAAAAATCGAAGACATTATTGATGTTATTGATGATATCGCCTTTCAAACAAATCTCTTAGCCCTCAATGCGTCTGTCGAGGCTGCAAGAGCGGGGGAGCATGGAAAAGGTTTTGCTGTGGTTGCAGAAGCCGTTCGCGCTTTAGCGCATAGATCCGCTGCATCGGCGAAAGAGATTGGTCAATTGATTCATCAATCCACAGAGATCGTTCAAAAGGGGACGCAGCAATCCCATCAAGCAGGACTTTTGCTGACTCAGATCGCCGATGCCGCGAAGAAAGTTTCAGATCTCGTCAGTGAAATTTCTGTGGCAAGTGGCGAGCAAGCAGCGGGGATTCAGCAGATCAATCAGGCGATGAATCAATTAGATCAATCTGTTCAATCAAATGCCGCCTCTTCAGAGGAAATTGCTAGCACTTCTCAAGAGATTGCTCATCTAGCAAAAACTCTTCAGGACGTGGTGCAAGAGATGAGAAGTGTCGTTGAGGGTGAAAAAGAAGCCCCGACTTCTTCTGGCCAAGTGATCGCTTTTCCAGAGTCTCAAAAAAACGCCGCCTAA
- a CDS encoding putative carboxylesterase (COG0596 Predicted hydrolases or acyltransferases (alpha/beta hydrolase superfamily)), whose amino-acid sequence MIHFQIQEAVVPENIFFVHGNLCSARFWEPTFEALQSRYPEKGPGSLMAVDYPGCGKSAPPETQSEIQIELLAERFLQVIDDNGFGPCHLVGHSAGGLIAAVMLAKRPDLFKRTVLLDPVGAKGVAFNDVMLPAFEAMKVDKALTGTIIGSTIYNNDAEADFFKNVVVEDAFSAVKNVGSWILQALDGVDFTALVKKIEKPVLVLHGEHDSLLPMKDSEELANMISSASFEVIPGQGHCCNVENPEWFANKVKDFIGQ is encoded by the coding sequence ATGATTCATTTTCAGATTCAAGAAGCTGTAGTTCCAGAAAATATTTTCTTTGTGCATGGGAATCTTTGCTCGGCACGATTCTGGGAACCTACCTTTGAAGCTTTGCAGTCCCGATATCCTGAAAAAGGCCCGGGGAGTTTGATGGCCGTGGATTACCCAGGCTGTGGAAAGAGTGCTCCCCCAGAAACGCAAAGTGAAATTCAAATTGAGCTTCTAGCGGAGCGCTTTCTTCAAGTGATCGATGATAATGGCTTCGGTCCTTGTCATTTAGTGGGACACTCAGCGGGCGGATTGATTGCAGCTGTTATGCTTGCAAAACGACCAGATCTTTTTAAGAGAACGGTTTTATTGGACCCAGTTGGCGCTAAAGGCGTTGCCTTTAATGATGTCATGTTGCCAGCATTTGAAGCTATGAAAGTGGATAAGGCACTGACGGGAACAATCATTGGTTCTACAATTTATAATAACGATGCTGAAGCTGATTTTTTTAAAAATGTCGTCGTAGAGGATGCATTTTCCGCAGTGAAAAATGTGGGAAGTTGGATTTTACAAGCTTTAGACGGAGTGGATTTTACGGCGTTAGTAAAGAAAATTGAAAAACCGGTTTTAGTTCTTCATGGCGAGCATGACAGCCTTCTACCGATGAAGGATTCTGAAGAGTTGGCAAATATGATCTCATCAGCAAGTTTTGAAGTTATCCCTGGGCAAGGGCATTGTTGTAATGTCGAAAATCCGGAGTGGTTTGCAAATAAAGTAAAAGATTTTATTGGGCAATAA
- a CDS encoding putative lysophospholipase (COG0596 Predicted hydrolases or acyltransferases (alpha/beta hydrolase superfamily)), with protein sequence MRIFLSLLSFVFLWNISAMAQPKSSFKGFVEIETGRSLYVDYTAPRDGQPTVIVLNGLTYSTWNNEAFVAPLKKQGVGVLLFDPMGMGRTLLRYAPVQAVIPFMDQVRDIKLLLATLKFEGPQNFAGLSYGGGLGIAFASQYPEMVKNVVMMAPFTQPLEGQDKMVKDYIAAFRFVWPFNQMSEEELYIHFFRNVVYSTYPLSEPIVLENPFKLESVMNMALGGRYFDAKSIAHLVPKNSLHLVVARQDQYIPVEVLDGFWAAVPESVKASRLYVTGSEHKVVEAIPRFMASWVYRVLKGEEQLYKNIDFEGYPFLNRIIYNGDSFLKGDDLP encoded by the coding sequence ATGAGAATCTTTTTATCTCTTTTGAGCTTTGTGTTCCTTTGGAATATCTCGGCAATGGCTCAGCCAAAATCTTCGTTTAAAGGCTTCGTTGAAATTGAAACGGGACGTTCGCTTTACGTTGATTACACAGCTCCACGTGATGGGCAGCCGACGGTGATTGTTTTAAATGGTCTGACGTATTCGACATGGAATAACGAAGCCTTTGTGGCGCCGTTGAAGAAACAAGGCGTAGGGGTCTTGTTGTTTGACCCTATGGGCATGGGGCGCACACTTTTGCGTTATGCTCCAGTGCAAGCGGTGATTCCCTTCATGGATCAAGTTCGAGATATCAAGCTTCTTTTGGCGACCTTGAAGTTTGAAGGACCGCAAAATTTCGCAGGTCTTTCTTATGGTGGTGGTCTGGGGATTGCTTTTGCATCTCAGTATCCTGAGATGGTGAAAAACGTTGTTATGATGGCTCCATTTACTCAGCCTCTTGAGGGGCAGGATAAAATGGTGAAGGATTATATCGCAGCTTTTCGTTTCGTTTGGCCATTTAATCAGATGAGTGAAGAAGAGTTATATATTCATTTCTTCCGTAACGTTGTTTACTCTACCTATCCGCTTTCTGAGCCGATTGTTTTAGAAAATCCGTTCAAGCTTGAGTCTGTGATGAACATGGCTTTAGGCGGTCGCTACTTCGATGCTAAGAGCATTGCGCATCTAGTTCCAAAGAATTCTTTACACTTAGTCGTGGCTCGCCAGGATCAGTACATTCCGGTAGAGGTTTTAGATGGTTTCTGGGCCGCAGTTCCTGAGAGTGTCAAAGCCAGCCGTCTCTATGTGACGGGCTCTGAGCACAAGGTTGTAGAGGCGATTCCGCGCTTTATGGCTTCATGGGTCTATAGAGTTCTAAAAGGGGAAGAACAACTTTATAAGAATATTGATTTTGAAGGGTATCCTTTTTTAAATAGAATTATTTATAATGGGGACAGCTTCTTAAAAGGGGACGATCTTCCATGA
- a CDS encoding pirin-related protein (COG1741 Pirin-related protein), with protein MDQKIIKRFKKDSPSHWVGDGFAVQSIFNYHEFPQEISPFLVMDYAAPREFAPNTSKRRRGVGEHPHRGFETVTIVYHGEVEHRDSAGGGGVISEGDVQWMTAASGLVHEEFHGENFSRDGGLFEMIQLWVNLPKKDKMNKPRYQGITKDQIPTVELGSAGTLRVIAGDYNNTLGPAMTHTPVNLWDLRLKAGTEVTLKLPSSHMNSFFVLSGEVEYVDGTRQKSAEYAVLADGTSEVTLKVHADAKILMMGGEPLNEPIFAYGPFVMNNKSEIYDAMLDFESGKMGRLS; from the coding sequence ATGGATCAAAAAATTATTAAACGCTTTAAAAAAGACAGTCCTTCTCATTGGGTGGGCGATGGCTTTGCGGTGCAATCGATCTTTAACTATCATGAGTTTCCGCAAGAAATTTCACCATTCTTAGTGATGGACTACGCAGCCCCAAGAGAGTTTGCTCCGAATACTTCAAAACGTCGTCGCGGAGTGGGTGAACATCCTCACCGCGGCTTTGAAACTGTGACTATCGTTTATCATGGTGAGGTCGAGCATCGGGATTCAGCAGGTGGTGGTGGAGTTATTTCTGAAGGTGACGTTCAATGGATGACGGCCGCTTCAGGATTAGTGCACGAAGAGTTTCACGGCGAGAACTTCTCTCGAGACGGTGGCCTTTTTGAGATGATTCAACTTTGGGTGAATCTTCCTAAAAAAGACAAAATGAATAAACCCCGCTATCAAGGGATTACAAAAGATCAAATCCCGACGGTGGAATTAGGTTCTGCTGGAACGCTGCGAGTGATTGCCGGAGACTATAACAACACTCTAGGCCCTGCAATGACTCACACTCCGGTGAACCTTTGGGATCTTCGTCTTAAAGCAGGAACTGAGGTGACTCTTAAGCTTCCGAGTTCGCACATGAATTCATTCTTTGTGCTTTCAGGAGAGGTTGAGTATGTGGATGGCACTCGCCAAAAATCTGCGGAATATGCAGTGCTTGCTGACGGAACTTCAGAAGTAACGTTGAAAGTGCATGCTGATGCTAAGATTTTGATGATGGGTGGAGAGCCACTGAATGAACCGATTTTTGCCTACGGACCATTTGTGATGAACAATAAGTCTGAGATCTACGATGCTATGCTGGATTTCGAAAGTGGTAAGATGGGCCGCCTTTCTTAA
- a CDS encoding 3-hydroxybutyrate dehydrogenase (COG1028 Dehydrogenases with different specificities (related to short-chain alcohol dehydrogenases)), which translates to MSQQDLNGKCALITGSTSGIGLGIAKAFAQAGSNIVLNGFGPEDEIQKIIQEIEKTYKVKAHYSKADMSKPAEIKAMIEEANDIFGGVDILVNNAGIQHVSEVTQFPEEKWDAIMAINLSSNFHTIKHAIPLMKKKNWGRIINVASVHGMVASPFKSAYVAAKHGVLGLTKTVALELANENITCNAICPGYVLTPLVEGQIADQAKVHNLSKEKVISEVILASQPKKEFIQVEQVAALAVFLASDNARAMTGACLPMDGAWTSR; encoded by the coding sequence ATGTCACAACAAGATCTTAATGGAAAATGTGCCCTTATTACTGGTTCTACCAGTGGAATCGGTTTAGGTATTGCCAAAGCTTTCGCGCAAGCTGGCAGCAATATTGTCTTAAATGGCTTTGGCCCTGAAGATGAAATTCAAAAAATCATTCAAGAAATTGAAAAAACTTATAAAGTAAAAGCCCACTACTCTAAAGCTGATATGAGCAAGCCTGCTGAAATCAAAGCCATGATCGAAGAGGCCAACGATATTTTTGGAGGCGTTGACATTCTGGTGAACAATGCAGGTATTCAGCACGTCTCTGAGGTGACTCAGTTTCCAGAAGAAAAATGGGATGCCATCATGGCTATCAATCTTTCTTCTAACTTTCACACAATTAAACATGCCATCCCTCTTATGAAGAAGAAAAATTGGGGCCGCATCATCAACGTCGCCAGCGTGCATGGAATGGTGGCTTCTCCCTTCAAGTCTGCCTATGTGGCTGCAAAACACGGAGTCTTAGGTCTTACTAAGACCGTAGCCCTTGAGCTAGCCAATGAAAACATCACCTGCAACGCGATCTGCCCAGGGTATGTTCTCACCCCCCTTGTAGAGGGGCAAATCGCCGATCAAGCAAAAGTTCATAATCTTTCGAAAGAAAAAGTAATTTCTGAGGTCATCTTAGCATCTCAGCCGAAAAAGGAATTCATCCAGGTTGAGCAAGTCGCTGCCTTGGCAGTATTCTTGGCCTCCGACAATGCTCGCGCGATGACGGGCGCTTGTCTTCCTATGGATGGAGCTTGGACATCTAGATAG
- a CDS encoding Serine-pyruvate aminotransferase (COG0075 Serine-pyruvate aminotransferase/archaeal aspartate aminotransferase) — protein MGAGPVPIPQEVAEANKLVISHLGEPMNTIVAGLQSMSQYLFQTTTTKIFGVSGPSSACMEMAVTSLLYPGRKVLVLNLGTFSNRFAELARGVGADVVELHPQPLSPFRTSDVKAALEKEKFDVLTIVQGETSCGIRNVELEQIVKLAKSMGVRTIVDTVCTLSTMPLLMDDWGIDICVTGGQKGLSSVAGVSLIAFSEDAYAFVEKREVRMPHWCLDPRRAFKFWCKHEYHYTAPVNGVNALYEALRLICEETLEKRHERHEQSSKLLQRSLEKMGLTLFAPDECRLNSVIAINNPESVNAKELIAYLKQTYNVEISGAFGLNIVRIGQMGEQCRPQNVKRVLEALGKSYVHFGVALDLSVLESL, from the coding sequence ATGGGAGCTGGCCCGGTTCCAATCCCTCAAGAAGTGGCAGAAGCGAATAAACTAGTGATCTCTCACCTCGGCGAGCCGATGAATACGATCGTCGCTGGTTTACAGAGCATGTCTCAGTACTTATTTCAAACAACGACCACAAAGATTTTTGGTGTTTCTGGCCCGTCTTCTGCCTGCATGGAAATGGCAGTGACTTCTTTGTTATACCCAGGCCGTAAAGTTCTAGTTCTTAATCTGGGAACGTTCTCAAATCGTTTTGCAGAGCTTGCAAGAGGAGTGGGTGCTGATGTTGTCGAGTTACATCCACAACCTCTTTCACCTTTCCGCACTTCTGATGTGAAGGCAGCCCTTGAAAAAGAAAAGTTTGATGTCTTAACAATTGTGCAAGGTGAAACGTCTTGCGGTATTCGCAACGTTGAGCTTGAGCAAATTGTGAAGCTTGCAAAATCCATGGGTGTTCGCACAATCGTGGATACAGTTTGTACTCTTTCAACAATGCCTTTGTTGATGGATGATTGGGGAATTGATATTTGTGTAACAGGTGGACAAAAAGGTCTTTCTTCTGTTGCTGGAGTTTCTCTGATTGCTTTCTCTGAAGATGCCTATGCGTTTGTTGAAAAGCGTGAAGTGCGTATGCCACATTGGTGTTTAGACCCACGCCGTGCCTTTAAGTTTTGGTGTAAGCATGAGTACCACTACACAGCGCCTGTGAATGGAGTCAATGCCCTTTATGAAGCTCTTCGTTTGATCTGCGAAGAAACTCTGGAAAAACGTCATGAACGCCACGAGCAGTCTTCAAAGCTTTTACAGCGCAGCCTTGAAAAAATGGGCTTAACACTTTTTGCGCCTGACGAATGTCGCCTTAACTCAGTGATTGCGATTAACAATCCTGAATCTGTAAATGCCAAAGAGTTGATTGCTTACTTGAAGCAAACATATAACGTTGAAATTTCTGGAGCATTTGGGTTGAACATTGTGCGCATCGGTCAGATGGGTGAGCAATGTCGCCCGCAAAACGTAAAACGCGTTTTGGAAGCGCTTGGAAAGTCCTATGTCCACTTTGGTGTGGCTTTGGATCTCAGTGTTTTAGAATCTCTTTAG